One window from the genome of Gimesia aquarii encodes:
- a CDS encoding phosphoglycerate dehydrogenase, whose protein sequence is MPRTICTAKMCEFGPHFEILQAGGFEVATVPSEVDLRKEPDRVVEQVESFDAILAGAEIYSREVLEQLPDLKVISRYGVGFDAVDLQAADDLGIAVTITPGVNHHSVAEQAFALLMGVARLTRSQDRAVRSGKWERALTPRVWGSTIGIVGLGRIGQAVATRAIGMGMKVLAYDPFPNQSFVAEHQIKLVDLNELLKQSDYVTLHLPVTSETIDIINKETLAKMKSGSVLINTARGGLVDEEALIEALQSGHLRAAGLDVFKKEPLPVESPLINLENVLLSCHIGGLDKESHRDAYAMAAQNIVKLYQGDWPEECVVNLKNTTGWQWPK, encoded by the coding sequence ATGCCTCGTACAATTTGTACTGCGAAAATGTGTGAATTTGGACCCCATTTTGAAATTCTTCAAGCCGGTGGATTTGAAGTAGCCACTGTCCCCTCCGAGGTTGATTTACGAAAAGAACCAGATAGAGTCGTTGAACAAGTAGAAAGCTTCGATGCCATCCTTGCCGGCGCAGAGATCTATTCTAGAGAAGTTCTGGAACAGCTTCCGGACTTAAAAGTGATTTCACGTTATGGGGTTGGCTTTGATGCCGTCGATTTACAAGCCGCTGATGACCTGGGAATTGCCGTCACAATTACACCCGGTGTGAACCATCATTCGGTCGCAGAACAGGCTTTTGCTCTATTAATGGGAGTGGCACGCTTGACCCGTTCACAAGACCGTGCTGTTCGTAGTGGAAAGTGGGAACGAGCTCTCACACCCCGTGTTTGGGGAAGTACCATCGGCATTGTGGGGCTGGGGCGTATCGGTCAGGCAGTCGCAACCCGTGCGATTGGCATGGGAATGAAGGTCCTCGCTTATGACCCTTTTCCCAATCAATCATTTGTGGCCGAACATCAGATCAAACTCGTTGATCTCAATGAATTACTGAAACAGTCAGATTACGTCACGTTACACCTGCCTGTAACATCAGAGACTATCGACATCATTAACAAAGAAACCCTGGCAAAAATGAAATCCGGTTCTGTCTTGATCAATACGGCGCGCGGGGGGCTAGTTGACGAGGAGGCCTTGATTGAAGCACTTCAGTCTGGTCACTTACGTGCCGCTGGTCTGGATGTTTTCAAAAAAGAACCTTTGCCCGTTGAAAGTCCGCTGATAAACTTAGAAAATGTGTTATTGAGTTGTCATATCGGCGGTCTGGACAAGGAATCTCACCGTGACGCGTATGCAATGGCAGCTCAGAACATTGTAAAATTATATCAGGGAGATTGGCCTGAAGAGTGCGTTGTGAATCTGAAAAACACAACCGGCTGGCAATGGCCAAAGTAA
- a CDS encoding Gfo/Idh/MocA family protein, with the protein MSDSVNRRTFLGQTAAASAASFAAPALLSAANKAPSKKVTIGIMGMQRGLALAKTFGALDGVEIKYVCDTDDNRAANAAKTVEKATKKAPQPIADFRKILDDKAVDALIVAAPNHWHSPATILGCSAGKHVYVEKPCSHNPKEGEMMVEAARKNKRAVQMGSQRRSSESIMEGIQKVKEGVIGDVYLARAFYQSARGSIGTGKPASVPGYLNYDLWQGPAPRQKYMDNVVHYNWHWFWNYGNGELGNNGVHSLDVCRWGLDVDYPTRVVSSGGRYAYNDDQQTPDTHVVAYEFDGGKQITWQGTSCNRHKNEFVTFFGSKGTLIIGGSGGYRVLDAKDKEVEKVGGGQGMSEHAQNFIDAIRNNEPLSLNAEIEIGHKSTLLCHIGNIAHRTGRTMTCDPSNGHIQNDKAAMALWTRDYEPGWEPKV; encoded by the coding sequence ATGTCTGATTCTGTCAACCGTCGTACTTTTCTAGGTCAAACTGCAGCAGCCTCTGCTGCGAGTTTCGCTGCCCCAGCACTTCTTTCAGCCGCGAATAAAGCCCCTAGCAAAAAAGTCACTATCGGTATCATGGGTATGCAACGTGGACTCGCTTTGGCGAAAACATTTGGTGCTCTGGACGGCGTCGAAATCAAGTATGTTTGCGATACTGATGATAACCGAGCGGCTAACGCAGCCAAGACTGTTGAGAAAGCGACCAAAAAAGCACCACAGCCAATCGCAGACTTCCGTAAAATTCTGGATGACAAAGCGGTTGATGCCCTGATCGTTGCGGCTCCCAACCACTGGCATTCACCAGCGACTATTCTAGGCTGCTCAGCAGGCAAGCACGTTTACGTTGAAAAACCTTGCAGTCATAATCCTAAAGAAGGTGAAATGATGGTTGAAGCCGCTCGCAAAAACAAACGTGCGGTCCAGATGGGAAGCCAGAGACGTAGTAGTGAATCGATTATGGAAGGGATTCAAAAAGTCAAAGAGGGGGTCATTGGCGATGTATACCTCGCACGCGCTTTCTACCAAAGTGCCCGCGGTTCGATTGGCACTGGTAAACCTGCTTCTGTTCCCGGTTATTTGAATTACGATCTCTGGCAGGGACCAGCCCCTCGTCAAAAATATATGGATAACGTCGTACACTATAATTGGCATTGGTTCTGGAATTATGGCAACGGTGAACTGGGAAATAATGGCGTGCATTCCCTGGATGTTTGTCGTTGGGGACTGGATGTAGATTATCCTACACGTGTTGTTTCGAGTGGCGGTCGATACGCCTACAACGATGATCAACAAACGCCAGACACACACGTCGTCGCTTACGAGTTTGACGGAGGTAAACAGATTACCTGGCAGGGAACTAGCTGTAATCGTCACAAGAATGAATTTGTCACTTTCTTCGGTAGTAAAGGGACATTGATTATTGGCGGCTCAGGCGGCTACAGAGTATTAGATGCCAAAGATAAAGAAGTCGAAAAAGTAGGCGGTGGGCAGGGCATGTCCGAGCATGCTCAAAACTTCATTGATGCCATACGTAACAATGAACCACTCAGTCTGAATGCCGAAATTGAGATCGGTCACAAAAGCACGTTGTTATGCCATATTGGAAATATTGCACATCGCACAGGTCGCACAATGACCTGTGATCCTTCGAATGGTCATATTCAAAACGATAAAGCCGCCATGGCACTATGGACGCGAGACTACGAACCAGGCTGGGAACCCAAAGTTTGA
- a CDS encoding DUF1559 domain-containing protein, producing MQLLRRRRAFTLIELLVVIAIIAILIALLLPAVQQAREAARRSTCKNNLKQFGLALHNYHETHRCFGQLTLSGQRSGVTTPWVGFSTQTMLLPFMDQATIYNAMDFNFNCEEAPNTNNRNAGIGVFRCPSDQRYTNYGEGSLNYYMSAGPCMGWNVSVGSQEGFSRYSIVTRVADILDGTSNVVAMAERIVGTNSSGNFKRTGDVRRNVPFSGGNNTTYPTKAALDAHGTACAAASAFYVHRGSRWMRADECWFNTWNTPNSPNDDCSTGNGGHAGGDAASNQAARSRHTGGAHALMADGSVHFISENIDLLKWQQLGGIADGAAVSVTE from the coding sequence ATGCAACTTTTACGCAGGAGAAGAGCCTTTACGCTCATTGAATTGCTTGTTGTGATTGCCATCATTGCAATTTTAATTGCACTACTATTACCTGCAGTGCAGCAGGCGAGAGAGGCAGCACGCCGTTCAACGTGTAAAAATAACCTGAAGCAGTTCGGCTTAGCATTACACAACTACCATGAAACTCATCGTTGTTTTGGGCAATTAACACTATCCGGGCAAAGGAGTGGCGTCACAACACCTTGGGTTGGTTTTAGTACGCAGACAATGTTGCTGCCTTTTATGGACCAAGCCACCATTTATAACGCCATGGACTTTAACTTTAACTGCGAAGAAGCACCCAATACAAATAACCGTAATGCAGGTATTGGTGTATTTCGCTGCCCTTCGGACCAGCGGTATACCAACTATGGGGAAGGATCCTTGAACTATTATATGTCTGCAGGTCCTTGCATGGGATGGAACGTGAGTGTCGGTTCGCAAGAAGGTTTTTCCCGTTATTCGATCGTCACACGAGTAGCAGACATTTTGGATGGAACATCAAATGTGGTTGCCATGGCGGAACGCATTGTGGGAACAAACAGTAGTGGGAATTTCAAAAGGACAGGTGATGTAAGACGGAATGTGCCTTTCAGTGGTGGTAACAATACGACATACCCGACAAAAGCGGCTCTGGATGCACATGGTACCGCCTGTGCGGCAGCAAGTGCCTTTTATGTTCATCGTGGGTCACGTTGGATGCGTGCCGATGAATGTTGGTTTAATACCTGGAATACGCCAAACTCACCTAATGATGACTGTAGTACGGGGAATGGAGGTCATGCAGGAGGAGATGCAGCCTCAAACCAGGCAGCACGCAGCCGTCATACGGGAGGCGCCCATGCTTTGATGGCAGATGGTTCTGTGCACTTTATCTCGGAGAATATTGATTTACTGAAGTGGCAGCAACTCGGTGGAATCGCCGATGGTGCTGCTGTCAGTGTAACTGAATAA
- a CDS encoding CRTAC1 family protein, with translation MIKSNGYSRGFTNQYSCFNRRVVLAFLVSGLCVLLVGCNSETGMVERPQTVDIKKQAQQKHSELRIQPEFINVWPEQNLEFTYRNGREAGELAILETLGGGTAIFDYDRDGLLDLFYTGGGTFENKTVKGYPSILLRHTGEFRFFDITKNAGIGLAAFYSNGCAVGDYDNDGFQDLLVTGYGGSIFWKNLGDGTFEEISIAAGLRDCFWGSSAGWGDLNGDGLLDLYLTQYADWSFQNHPECDLTPGVADVCSPHSFTGVKDLVFFNRGDGTFYDASEQVGLLPKGKGLGVILADLDHDTDLDIYVCNDTVENFLYLNNGQGKFEEVGFINGAAVDDRGTPNGSMGVDIMDYNQDGLTDLWVANYEKEAFALYRNDGDAQFLHVSNDTGVTSIGDLFVGFGTACADFDWDGDEDLIVANGHVAYFSTNSPFRQKPLYLENQNGRFAQIEYDDSSYLGQSHTGRGLALADFNDDGNLDVSISNFSDPPAILKNTTKTKGQWVSVRFIGRESNRDAVGTRAVLHTSQGDLIRQVKGGGSYLSSSDYCLHWGIDEKVTLNGISIYWPSGIQQKSDSLKVNATNLILEPDSKSDLFKQK, from the coding sequence ATGATCAAATCAAATGGTTATTCAAGGGGTTTCACCAATCAGTATTCGTGTTTCAATCGACGAGTAGTCCTGGCGTTCTTGGTATCCGGTTTATGCGTTTTGTTAGTCGGGTGTAATTCTGAGACGGGCATGGTTGAGCGTCCACAAACGGTGGACATCAAAAAACAGGCACAACAGAAACATTCTGAATTGAGAATTCAGCCCGAATTTATCAATGTTTGGCCTGAGCAGAATTTAGAGTTCACTTACCGTAACGGTCGAGAAGCGGGAGAACTGGCAATTCTCGAAACGCTTGGAGGGGGTACGGCAATTTTCGACTATGATCGGGATGGACTTCTTGATCTCTTTTATACTGGTGGTGGTACATTTGAGAACAAAACTGTCAAAGGTTATCCCTCTATTTTGTTACGACATACTGGGGAGTTTCGTTTTTTTGACATAACAAAGAACGCGGGCATCGGGCTCGCAGCATTTTACAGTAATGGTTGTGCGGTCGGCGATTATGACAATGATGGTTTTCAGGATTTGCTTGTGACTGGTTATGGAGGTTCAATTTTCTGGAAGAACTTAGGCGATGGCACGTTTGAAGAAATTTCTATCGCTGCTGGCTTGCGAGACTGTTTCTGGGGATCCAGCGCTGGTTGGGGAGACCTTAATGGAGATGGCTTGTTGGATCTTTACCTCACTCAATATGCTGACTGGTCATTTCAAAATCATCCAGAGTGTGATCTGACGCCTGGTGTTGCCGATGTTTGCTCTCCTCACTCCTTCACGGGCGTCAAAGATCTTGTTTTTTTTAATCGAGGTGATGGCACTTTTTATGATGCCAGCGAACAAGTTGGTTTACTGCCAAAAGGTAAAGGGCTTGGTGTAATTCTGGCAGATTTGGACCATGACACCGATTTGGATATCTATGTTTGTAATGATACGGTCGAGAATTTTTTGTATCTGAATAACGGACAGGGGAAATTTGAGGAGGTTGGCTTCATCAATGGTGCTGCCGTTGATGATCGGGGCACGCCCAATGGAAGCATGGGCGTTGACATCATGGATTATAATCAGGATGGCTTGACTGACTTATGGGTTGCCAACTATGAGAAAGAAGCCTTTGCTTTATACCGTAATGATGGCGATGCCCAATTTTTGCACGTCAGTAATGATACTGGAGTGACTTCGATAGGAGATTTATTTGTAGGTTTTGGGACAGCGTGTGCCGATTTTGATTGGGATGGAGACGAAGACCTGATTGTGGCAAATGGGCATGTCGCATATTTTTCTACGAATTCTCCCTTTCGACAAAAGCCGCTTTATCTGGAAAACCAAAACGGACGTTTTGCTCAGATTGAATATGACGATTCTTCTTATTTGGGACAGTCCCATACTGGTCGCGGATTAGCTTTGGCAGACTTTAATGACGATGGTAATCTTGATGTGTCTATCTCAAATTTCAGCGATCCTCCGGCAATCCTTAAAAATACGACCAAGACAAAAGGCCAGTGGGTTTCCGTACGTTTCATTGGAAGAGAAAGTAATCGCGATGCGGTTGGCACACGTGCGGTGCTACATACAAGTCAAGGAGACCTCATACGACAAGTCAAAGGAGGTGGTAGTTATCTCTCTTCCAGCGATTATTGTCTGCATTGGGGAATAGACGAAAAAGTAACTCTCAATGGGATAAGCATTTATTGGCCTTCAGGTATACAGCAGAAAAGTGATTCACTTAAAGTGAATGCTACAAATCTTATTCTGGAACCTGATTCAAAAAGTGATCTTTTCAAACAAAAATAA
- a CDS encoding tetratricopeptide repeat protein has protein sequence MATNISDSKDKKALSGARKKIVLSVIIFFVVLLSSFVWGRGLWLDFFHHRAELCLQDRNPDSAQQWLSYAQTLNAKNPRTRILLARSYRKSHDVEKAYQELKNYYQLAGSSEEYLQEQWLLKAQIGDNADLRIHLSELLIKPQGDIQDICETYVNSCILNYQFDDALKILDLWEADFPEDPLPNFMRGKIFEHNRALQEAVEEFQKTLSKNARYAPAAYSLARIQLTRKKTEAAMKYYQITLDNTEHQAPAKVGLARCLRLLNRNQEAKNILTEVISKDPEELQKDYQAMGDHKSSAYSSAHLEMGNLELAEKNYEAALKWLEPAAKANPRDLGAKNSLVIAYSRLGRKQEAKKLSLLIKETNDALEEIQKLLDQLLQEPNNVELRFQIGKAYLKYVSELQGVVWLNSVVRYQPNHRGAHSELARYYEQNLSRGESFQRLAKLHREKADAIKGNL, from the coding sequence TTGGCAACCAATATTAGCGACTCAAAAGATAAAAAAGCCCTCTCTGGTGCGCGAAAAAAAATCGTTCTCTCAGTCATCATTTTTTTCGTTGTCTTATTGAGTTCTTTTGTCTGGGGGCGGGGACTGTGGCTTGATTTCTTTCACCACCGTGCAGAGCTCTGTTTGCAAGATCGGAATCCTGACAGCGCACAGCAATGGCTATCTTATGCGCAAACTCTGAATGCGAAGAATCCAAGGACCAGAATACTGCTCGCACGCTCATACAGAAAATCACACGATGTCGAAAAAGCATATCAAGAATTAAAAAACTATTATCAACTGGCTGGATCCAGTGAGGAATATCTTCAGGAGCAATGGTTGTTAAAAGCACAGATTGGAGATAACGCTGACTTACGCATTCACCTGAGTGAACTTCTCATTAAACCGCAGGGGGATATTCAGGATATTTGTGAGACATACGTAAATAGTTGCATTCTCAACTACCAGTTTGATGATGCACTAAAAATTTTGGATCTTTGGGAAGCCGATTTTCCAGAAGATCCGCTTCCCAATTTTATGCGTGGGAAAATCTTCGAACATAACCGTGCATTGCAGGAAGCAGTAGAAGAGTTTCAAAAAACACTCAGTAAAAATGCCAGATATGCACCAGCGGCATACAGTTTGGCCCGGATTCAGTTAACGCGTAAAAAAACTGAAGCTGCAATGAAGTACTATCAAATAACGCTGGATAACACAGAACATCAGGCACCCGCCAAAGTAGGATTGGCGCGTTGCTTGCGATTATTAAACCGGAATCAGGAAGCGAAAAATATTCTGACAGAGGTGATCTCAAAAGATCCCGAAGAATTGCAAAAAGACTATCAGGCAATGGGGGATCATAAATCTTCTGCTTACTCTTCAGCACATCTGGAAATGGGGAATCTGGAACTTGCTGAAAAAAATTATGAAGCTGCATTAAAGTGGCTCGAGCCTGCAGCGAAGGCCAATCCCAGAGATCTGGGAGCGAAAAATTCTTTAGTGATTGCTTACAGTCGCTTAGGAAGGAAACAGGAAGCAAAGAAATTAAGTCTGTTGATCAAAGAAACGAATGATGCTCTGGAAGAGATTCAGAAATTGTTGGATCAATTGCTGCAAGAGCCCAATAATGTGGAACTGCGGTTTCAAATTGGAAAAGCTTACTTAAAATATGTTTCCGAACTGCAGGGGGTTGTTTGGCTTAACAGTGTTGTACGTTATCAGCCTAACCACCGGGGCGCTCACTCTGAATTAGCCAGATATTACGAACAAAATCTTTCGCGTGGCGAAAGCTTTCAACGTTTGGCGAAGCTGCATCGTGAGAAAGCAGATGCGATAAAAGGGAATCTCTGA